One segment of Brassica napus cultivar Da-Ae chromosome C3, Da-Ae, whole genome shotgun sequence DNA contains the following:
- the LOC125583286 gene encoding uncharacterized protein LOC125583286 → MNEKIHQVTSAAPQIETILAATSRTPFTSALTSVQLGKIEKLRLPEYKPGRDQVEHMIAFNIAMARPRLPDEERDAGYCQLFVETLHEQALTWFSQLEENSIGSFRDLSAAFLKTYIMFTKRSVTASSLWNLNQTKDQSLRDYMEKFKAVVSRIEIPDGIAIDALRNTLWVRSKFREDLYQNPTTSLQDAIARSDNFIRMEEDTNAILSKMNAPKAPAAKNTNTRQEPRQHAPIDKNGRKDGYMYVVNENNVPVSTLVVRREGWNKWVRELDSSDKPVDAVCSTQTTTAAGSATGPSRTVDLTKHCKYHDVKGHDTTECKSLYAHYLSSLESGDFKFEPLKAKPKNGKSWSKNKERRAQRKATGKGRHSETQQRDDEEDAPKNNGEGDSSADEEQPANRRRIEVILSQQTLSSDDENDDTPVLKDLRDVLKRKFESENSNSSTHNDLRTTLNAWKSRRISPGDPDPKERSNGDLRDKLNAGACDLRIRLNRSKPPDLRRRLEKTKTSSNDTPS, encoded by the coding sequence ATGAACGAGAAGATCCATCAGGTAACCAGTGCGGCCCCGCAAATCGAGACCATACTCGCCGCAACATCACGCACCCCTTTCACTAGCGCTCTGACTAGTGTGCAACTCGGAAAGATAGAGAAGCTGCGCCTACCCGAGTACAAACCCGGCAGAGACCAGGTGGAACACATGATAGCTTTCAACATCGCGATGGCGCGGCCTCGACTCCCCGACGAAGAAAGGGACGCAGGCTACTGCCAACTGTTCGTCGAAACTCTCCACGAGCAAGCCCTAACCTGGTTCTCCCAGTTAGAGGAAAACTCCATCGGAAGCTTCCGCGACTTGTCAGCAGCTTTCCTCAAGACTTACATTATGTTCACCAAGCGCAGCGTTACCGCCTCTAGCTTGTGGAACCTTAACCAAACCAAAGACCAGAGCCTCCGCGActacatggagaagttcaaggCCGTAGTCTCGAGGATTGAAATTCCAGACGGTATTGCCATCGACGCCCTGCGGAACACATTGTGGGTTCGTTCTAAATTCCGAGAGGATTTATACCAAAACCCAACTACGTCACTCCAGGATGCTATCGCGCGCTCTGATAATTTCAtccgaatggaagaagatactAACGCCATTCTCAGCAAGATGAACGCACCCAAAGCTCCAGCGGCTAAAAACACCAACACGCGTCAAGAACCGCGCCAGCATGCTCCAATCGACAAAAACGGCCGCAAAGACGGATACATGTATGTCGTCAATGAGAACAACGTGCCGGTTTCAACTCTCGTAGTCCGCAGAGAAGGATGGAATAAGTGGGTAAGGGAGCTCGATTCGTCCGACAAACCAGTCGACGCCGTTTGCTCGACCCAGACTACAACAGCAGCAGGTTCAGCGACAGGACCTTCCAGAACCGTCGATCTCACCAAACACTGCAAATATCACGACGTCAAAGGGCACGATACGACAGAGTGCAAATCACTCTATGCGCACTACCTCTCATCCCTAGAAAGTGGCGACTTCAAGTTCGAACCCTTAAAGGCTAAGCCGAAGAACGgcaagagctggagcaagaatAAAGAAAGGAGAGCCCAGCGCAAAGCTACAGGCAAAGGTCGACATAGCGAAACTCAACAACGAGATGACGAGGAGGATGCTCCGAAGAATAACGGCGAGGGAGACTCCTCAGCCGACGAAGAGCAACCAGCTAACCGCAGACGCATTGAGGTCATACTCTCTCAGCAAACCTTGTCGTCGGACGATGAGAACGATGACACACCTGTACTCAAAGATTTGAGAGATGTTCTGAAACGAAAGTTCGAATCCGAAAATAGCAACAGCTCCACGCACAATGATCTCCGAACAACGTTGAATGCATGGAAGTCCCGGCGTATCTCACCAGGTGACCCCGATCCCAAAGAACGCTCGAACGGTGACCTTCGAGATAAACTCAACGCAGGAGCATGCGATCTTCGAATCCGTCTCAATCGTTCGAAACCCCCTGACCTCCGAAGGCGTTTGGAGAAAACTAAGACGTCAAGCAACGACACTCCATCATAA
- the LOC125583287 gene encoding uncharacterized protein K02A2.6-like, translated as MTGPEMRYPTLEKMALAVVEAARKLRPYFQSHSVEVLTDQPLRTILQNTNRSRRLTKWAIELGELDNTYKNRTADKSQVLADFLIELAPELEQDITLPSPNWTLHVDGSSTNKGAGAGVQLQSPTGELIRQSFSFGFPASNNKAEYESLIAGLCLAKAFKAKRLSAYCDSQLVASQFCGDCDVHNDRMDAYLKIVQGLAAEFEFFELVKVPRGENVCADALAALGSKLRDQVKRTIPIHRIETPSIDISTDQTIVIALVTKTDTLVTDGFGPDWRTEFIDYLSKGELPTEKWAARRLKTRSAHYVILGDELHRWTASKVLLKCIHGDETVRVMAETHEGAGGNHSGGRALAIKVRSLGFFWSTMNANCESYARSCNKCQRHAPSIHCPTEMLRTTVAPYPFMRWAMDIIGPLPCSRQRRFILVLTDYFTKWIEVEAYAQVTDKEVRGFVWKNIIFRHGLPYEIFTDNGSQFMSGNFKEFCSKWNIRLNPSTPRYPQGNGQAESSNKLIIDGIKKCLDLKNGHWADELDGVLWSHRTTPRGSTKSTPFSLAYGVEAMAPAEVNVSSLRRSKMPQYVEPNKEMPLDALNEIEEQRDQALLRIQNYQHQIESYCKQKVRARPLELGDLVMRKVFENTKELNAGKLGARWEGQEFIVSRRIYSETLKITEIYLDKLQVQIKNTTTRKSKVRLKTTTYR; from the coding sequence ATGACCGGACCAGAAATGCGATACCCAACTCTGGAGAAGATGGCGCTGGCGGTCGTCGAAGCGGCGAGAAAGCTTCGCCCGTACTTTCAGTCACATTCGGTAGAAGTATTAACCGACCAGCCCCTCCGAACGATACTTCAAAATACAAATAGGTCCAGAAGACTAACGAAGTGGGCTATCGAACTCGGTGAGCTTGATAACACTTACAAGAATAGAACCGCAGATAAATCTCAGGTTCTTGCAGACTTCTTAATCGAATTGGCCCCAGAGTTGGAGCAAGATATCACACTCCCAAGCCCAAACTGGACACTGCATGTCGACGGATCTTCGACTAACAAGGGCGCAGGTGCCGGAGTTCAACTACAGTCCCCGACCGGCGAACTGATCAGACAGTCTTTTAGCTTCGGCTTTCCAGCCTCGAACAACAAAGCAGAATACGAATCTTTGATCGCTGGACTCTGCTTAGCAAAAGCTTTCAAGGCCAAACGCCTAAGCGCCTACTGCGACTCGCAGTTAGTCGCCAGTCAGTTTTGCGGCGATTGCGATGTCCACAATGATCggatggacgcctacctcaaGATAGTACAGGGCTTAGCCGCAGAGTTCGAATTCTTCGAACTCGTCAAAGTTCCCAGAGGAGAAAACGTCTGCGCCGACGCCCTTGCAGCCCTTGGAAGCAAGCTTCGGGACCAAGTTAAACGAACCATTCCAATACACCGCATTGAGACACCGAGCATCGATATCTCGACGGACCAAACCATCGTCATTGCCCTAGTCACCAAAACCGACACGCTCGTTACTGATGGATTCGGCCCTGACTGGCGAACTGAGTTCATCGACTATCTCTCAAAGGGGGAACTTCCAaccgagaaatgggcagcccgccGACTAAAAACACGCAGTGCCCATTATGTCATCCTAGGCGACGAACTCCATCGATGGACTGCGAGTAAAGTACTCCTCAAATGTATCCATGGTGATGAAACGGTCAGGGTTATGGCCGAAACACACGAAGGCGCTGGAGGAAACCATTCGGGCGGACGAGCATTAGCAATCAAAGTGAGAAGCCTAGGATTCTTCTGGTCGACGATGAATGCAAATTGCGAGTCCTACGCCAGAAGCTGCAACAAATGCCAACGGCACGCACCAAGCATCCATTGTCCAACTGAAATGTTACGAACGACGGTCGCGCCGTACCCGTTCATGCGATGGGCAATGGATATCATAGGACCTCTTCCCTGCTCCCGCCAGCGGCGTTTCATTCTCGTCCTCACTGATTACTTCACCAAATGGATCGAAGTTGAAGCCTACGCTCAAGTCACCGACAAAGAAGTCCGTGGTTTCGTCTGGAAAAACATTATATTCCGCCACGGTCTACCGTATGAAATCTTTACTGATAATGGATCACAGTTCATGTCAGGCAACTTCAAGGAGTTTTGCAGCAAATGGAACATTCGATTGAACCCTTCCACCCCTCGTTACCCGCAGGGAAACGGCCAAGCGGAATCCTCCAACAAGCTCATCATCGACGGTATTAAGAAATGTTTAGACCTGAAAAATGGTcattgggccgacgaactcgacggAGTTCTATGGAGCCACCGTACAACACCAAGAGGGTCGACCAAATCGACACCTTTCTCTCTTGCATACGGTGTCGAGGCTATGGCTCCCGCAGAAGTTAACGTTTCAAGCCTCCGACGCTCGAAAATGCCCCAGTACGTCGAACCCAACAAGGAGATGCCGCTTGATGCCCTCAACGAAATTGAAGAACAACGGGACCAAGCTCTGCTACGAATCCAAAATTATCAACATCAGATAGAAAGTTACTGCAAACAAAAGGTCCGAGCCAGACCCCTTGAACTCGGTGACCTTGTCATGCGCAAAGTGTTCGAGAACACTAAGGAGCTGAACGCCGGTAAACTCGGCGCTAGGTGGGAAGGTCAAGAATTTATTGTCTCTAGGCGAATATATAGCGAGACTCTAAAGATAACTGAAATTTACTTAGACAAGTTGCAAGTACAGATAAAGAACACAACAACCCGCAAATCTAAAGTCCGCTTGAAAACAACGACTTACCGATAA